The proteins below are encoded in one region of Alistipes indistinctus YIT 12060:
- a CDS encoding fimbrillin family protein: MKKILMALAAAAILAGCSKNEQENVDGFTPKQIKFTNLNDKLTRAANDGNDPYRVYAAWSGGTGWFINDQVSASDVPSGGPYYWPASGSVDFYAWAPADVAATGAYPALSIAYEVPANANKDFTIAAPQLGLTSGTVGLAFSHMLAKITVTAQLHDDLSDAGYQLSTTGLTASLDVQSTGGTIDPTATTPAWASPNSTSATYAGAASYMIMPQSSVGCKVKITAGITITKNGTTIYSGDLQQYTIATGNIPADEFEKGKHYLLKMIIDADSHGGGTDPIFNIIEFESSIAEDWTAVTPDPELPQP, translated from the coding sequence ATGAAAAAAATCTTAATGGCTTTGGCCGCGGCAGCCATATTAGCAGGCTGTTCGAAAAACGAACAGGAAAACGTTGACGGATTCACTCCGAAGCAGATCAAATTTACCAACCTTAACGACAAATTGACCCGTGCCGCAAACGATGGGAACGATCCTTACCGGGTTTATGCAGCCTGGAGTGGTGGGACAGGCTGGTTTATCAACGATCAGGTAAGCGCAAGCGATGTCCCCAGCGGTGGCCCTTACTACTGGCCCGCTTCCGGCAGTGTGGATTTTTACGCATGGGCTCCGGCAGACGTTGCGGCGACCGGAGCGTATCCGGCTCTCTCAATCGCCTATGAAGTTCCAGCAAATGCCAACAAGGATTTTACCATTGCCGCTCCTCAACTGGGCCTGACTTCCGGCACTGTAGGTTTGGCTTTTTCCCATATGTTGGCCAAGATCACCGTTACAGCCCAATTGCATGATGACTTGTCAGATGCTGGCTACCAACTCAGCACAACAGGGCTTACTGCCAGTCTGGATGTTCAATCGACAGGAGGAACAATCGATCCGACGGCCACTACTCCCGCATGGGCCTCTCCTAATTCAACGTCTGCAACCTATGCAGGAGCAGCTTCTTACATGATTATGCCGCAAAGTTCGGTAGGATGTAAAGTGAAGATTACAGCCGGCATAACGATAACGAAAAACGGAACCACAATCTACAGTGGCGATCTGCAGCAGTATACGATTGCGACTGGCAATATCCCCGCCGATGAGTTCGAAAAAGGCAAGCATTATTTGTTGAAGATGATTATTGACGCCGATTCGCACGGCGGCGGAACGGATCCGATCTTCAATATAATCGAATTCGAGTCTTCCATTGCTGAAGATTGGACTGCTGTGACGCCCGATCCCGAACTTCCCCAGCCATAA
- a CDS encoding fimbrillin family protein → MEGYGYGDGRIGFIGNPGDAFTRGMPVESVADIPDMGVFAYYTGNGTSNNWGANGATATPDFMNNVKVSHNSGSWTYDNPAYWPQAADANISFFAYSPHAAAANGITPNVTTGIPTISYTVPTNCSDQPDLMVSALVADRNKTNNGSAPVNFQMRHALTCIGFKASGNGQQIIKLEIQGVKIDGILTTNADGTFSWNIASSSTGNFEATVDTDVYLDPSSQLVNTGGGYLMMIPQTLPTGARLIVGVDDGRPDVEFDLSGITWSPGQRINYSLSVSPDAIIMLTPEKIVLPPMGGFSQFNVIVQNESPKAWTIAGTNFYICDNLADLQGWAAGTLTAANVKNLDGTIPVIGSYSGSGTTTLYAWKPTSNNSTTNEITGTIVNTDDTDIKINLVQLPDYASSVIHASYIHDQYVGAYWKNNQKGERIIRIPVSSSLLAGSWDASVFWLGDGWSAGDIVFSTEDSDDAGITYNRSTETPADMLLPANDATFIVSGHLSSASGSVVSGTGNYISFRIGLTSTYTPTTAVPVRYALVLLRYGSPQKYHVIFIRQGEEADYLMHPNDNSRGLSAVRFSAYNATASDMANSSIYTDILGNLSNAAFTDYPSQAGALYQWAPLIYPRRAYNVDITTVPTGWLSQTNPNFWESIKNTYETCPPGYRRPNDGSTSAVALNNSASNISNSEIRQSLYANPPIGGNQSNGNMRWGFYADGFFDRRAHNNPYVGPGVNGYDVREGNTAVAWGTKDIAYIGTLFFNPSTNSPRRNASIFVPGAGYKYSFDGELIEAGQCAALLTASASDTGNMWYLIGTANAQQLESSKASAMSLRCVKAE, encoded by the coding sequence ATGGAAGGCTACGGGTACGGTGACGGCAGGATCGGTTTCATTGGTAACCCGGGTGATGCCTTCACCCGCGGAATGCCGGTGGAATCGGTAGCGGACATCCCGGATATGGGAGTATTTGCATATTATACCGGCAACGGAACCTCCAATAACTGGGGGGCGAACGGAGCGACAGCGACCCCTGATTTTATGAATAACGTGAAGGTTTCCCACAACAGCGGCTCCTGGACCTACGACAATCCGGCCTACTGGCCTCAGGCCGCGGATGCGAATATTAGCTTTTTCGCCTATTCGCCCCACGCTGCCGCTGCTAACGGGATAACTCCAAATGTTACTACAGGCATTCCGACTATCAGCTATACCGTTCCCACGAACTGCTCCGACCAGCCTGATCTAATGGTTTCGGCTCTTGTGGCAGACCGCAACAAAACCAATAACGGCTCTGCACCTGTCAATTTTCAGATGAGGCACGCCCTGACATGCATCGGATTCAAGGCTTCTGGCAACGGACAGCAAATAATTAAGCTTGAAATACAGGGAGTTAAGATCGACGGCATCTTGACAACCAATGCTGACGGAACATTCTCATGGAATATCGCTTCCTCCTCCACAGGAAATTTTGAAGCCACGGTGGATACGGATGTATACCTGGATCCTTCGTCGCAGCTGGTCAATACCGGCGGCGGTTACTTGATGATGATTCCGCAGACTCTCCCGACCGGCGCCAGGCTGATCGTGGGTGTCGATGACGGGCGTCCGGATGTTGAGTTCGACCTGAGCGGAATTACATGGTCGCCCGGGCAGCGTATCAATTACAGTTTATCCGTATCCCCCGATGCCATCATTATGCTTACCCCGGAAAAAATTGTTCTTCCGCCTATGGGAGGGTTCTCGCAGTTCAACGTGATCGTGCAAAACGAGTCTCCCAAGGCCTGGACCATAGCGGGCACCAATTTCTATATTTGCGACAACCTCGCCGACCTGCAGGGCTGGGCGGCCGGAACGCTTACTGCCGCCAATGTGAAAAACCTGGACGGAACCATTCCGGTCATTGGCTCTTACAGCGGATCGGGAACGACGACGCTCTATGCATGGAAACCCACCTCTAACAACAGTACGACGAACGAAATAACCGGGACCATTGTCAATACGGACGATACGGACATAAAAATCAACCTTGTGCAACTGCCCGACTATGCGTCATCAGTGATACACGCCAGCTATATCCACGATCAATACGTCGGAGCATACTGGAAAAACAATCAGAAAGGGGAGCGTATCATACGCATACCTGTCAGTTCATCATTGCTCGCGGGAAGCTGGGATGCATCGGTATTCTGGCTGGGCGACGGATGGAGCGCGGGTGATATCGTATTCAGTACGGAGGATTCCGACGATGCGGGCATAACCTATAACCGCAGCACTGAAACTCCGGCCGATATGCTTTTGCCGGCCAATGACGCCACTTTCATCGTTTCCGGGCATTTGTCTTCGGCCTCAGGAAGCGTTGTCAGCGGAACCGGCAACTATATTTCTTTCCGCATAGGCCTGACCTCCACCTATACGCCTACCACTGCCGTCCCTGTCCGCTATGCTTTGGTGTTGCTGCGTTACGGGTCTCCCCAAAAATATCATGTAATATTTATACGGCAGGGGGAAGAGGCCGACTACCTGATGCATCCTAACGATAACAGTCGCGGTCTATCGGCTGTGCGTTTTTCCGCCTACAATGCCACGGCATCAGATATGGCCAATTCCAGTATTTATACCGATATCCTGGGAAATCTGTCGAATGCCGCGTTCACGGATTATCCTTCACAGGCCGGAGCGCTCTATCAATGGGCACCTCTTATCTACCCGCGACGTGCTTATAATGTCGACATTACGACGGTACCGACAGGGTGGTTGTCTCAAACAAACCCAAACTTTTGGGAGAGTATAAAAAATACATACGAAACTTGCCCCCCGGGGTACCGCCGGCCGAACGACGGTTCGACTTCTGCAGTCGCGTTGAATAACTCGGCATCAAATATATCCAATTCGGAGATCAGGCAGTCTTTGTACGCCAACCCTCCCATTGGGGGGAATCAATCAAACGGCAATATGAGATGGGGCTTTTATGCGGACGGTTTTTTTGACCGGAGAGCTCACAATAACCCCTATGTAGGGCCAGGCGTAAATGGGTATGATGTCAGGGAAGGCAATACGGCCGTGGCATGGGGCACCAAAGACATAGCCTACATAGGCACGCTGTTCTTCAACCCGTCAACGAACAGTCCCCGCCGGAATGCGTCCATTTTTGTGCCGGGCGCCGGATACAAATATTCTTTCGACGGAGAACTTATAGAAGCTGGACAGTGCGCGGCCCTGTTGACGGCCTCGGCTTCCGACACTGGGAATATGTGGTATCTGATAGGTACAGCTAATGCTCAGCAACTTGAGAGTTCGAAAGCTTCCGCTATGAGTTTACGGTGCGTCAAGGCGGAATAA